Proteins encoded by one window of Alkalinema sp. FACHB-956:
- the purB gene encoding adenylosuccinate lyase has translation MIERYTLPEMGAIWSDEYKLQTWLQVEIAVCEAQAELGYIPQDAVDEIKAKAKFDINRVLEIEKEVKHDVIAFLTNVNEYVGDAGRYIHLGMTSSDMLDTALALQIVASLDLIMQKLEDCIQAIRYQAQQHRDTVMIGRSHGIHAEPMTFGFKLAGWLAEMLRNRDRLCAIKKSIAVGQISGAVGTYANIDPKIEELTCQKLGLEPDAASTQVISRDRHAEFMNGLALVTASIERFAVEIRNLQRTDVLEVEEFFSKGQKGSSAMPHKRNPIRSERLTGMARLVRGYAVAALENVALWHERDISHSSVERVAFPDACILTHFMLVEITDLVKHLLVYPENMTRNMNLYGGVVFSQRVLLTLVGKGMKREEAYAIVQSCAHTEWNVEGGNFRAKIEANEQVKALLSPEEIADCFDAKHHLKNLDQVYQRLGI, from the coding sequence TTGATCGAGCGTTATACACTGCCCGAAATGGGCGCAATCTGGAGTGACGAATATAAACTACAAACCTGGTTGCAAGTGGAAATCGCAGTCTGCGAAGCCCAAGCTGAATTGGGTTACATTCCCCAAGATGCGGTAGACGAGATCAAGGCGAAGGCAAAGTTTGATATCAACCGCGTTCTAGAAATTGAAAAAGAAGTCAAGCATGATGTGATTGCCTTCTTAACCAATGTGAATGAGTACGTAGGGGATGCAGGTCGCTACATCCACCTGGGAATGACTAGTTCTGACATGCTGGATACCGCCTTGGCGTTACAGATTGTCGCCAGTTTGGATCTGATTATGCAAAAGCTGGAGGACTGCATTCAAGCAATCCGCTACCAAGCGCAACAGCACCGAGATACGGTCATGATTGGTCGCTCCCATGGGATCCATGCAGAACCAATGACTTTCGGATTTAAGTTAGCGGGTTGGTTGGCAGAAATGCTTCGCAACCGCGATCGTCTCTGTGCCATTAAGAAATCGATCGCAGTGGGTCAAATTTCCGGTGCAGTGGGCACCTATGCCAATATCGATCCAAAAATTGAAGAACTAACCTGTCAGAAGCTGGGTTTGGAACCAGATGCAGCGTCTACCCAAGTCATTTCCCGCGATCGCCATGCTGAGTTTATGAATGGGCTGGCGCTGGTGACTGCTTCGATCGAGCGGTTTGCCGTGGAAATTCGTAACTTACAACGCACGGATGTCCTGGAAGTAGAAGAATTTTTCTCGAAAGGACAAAAAGGCTCTTCTGCCATGCCTCACAAGCGCAATCCGATTCGATCGGAGCGGCTGACCGGAATGGCGCGGTTAGTTCGGGGGTATGCGGTCGCTGCCTTGGAAAACGTGGCTTTATGGCACGAACGGGATATTTCCCATAGTTCTGTGGAACGGGTGGCGTTTCCAGATGCCTGCATCCTGACGCACTTTATGCTGGTGGAGATCACGGATTTAGTCAAGCACTTGCTGGTCTATCCCGAAAACATGACCCGCAACATGAACCTGTACGGTGGGGTGGTCTTCAGTCAACGAGTGCTGCTGACCTTGGTTGGTAAAGGCATGAAACGGGAAGAAGCCTACGCGATCGTTCAAAGCTGTGCCCATACGGAATGGAACGTAGAAGGGGGAAACTTCCGCGCCAAAATTGAAGCCAATGAGCAAGTCAAGGCACTGCTTTCTCCCGAAGAAATTGCTGACTGTTTTGACGCCAAGCATCATCTAAAAAATCTCGATCAGGTCTATCAACGGTTAGGCATCTAG
- a CDS encoding cellulase family glycosylhydrolase, which yields MAHSSRQPGSPCPPSSVTHAKPRSLHRSRQWLRSVGFRMLSLALCTAITSVCLHLGWPIGALLSGPVFSSGQIFSPVAQAQTAGVLQPPLSTRKSEIVDAQGRTVLLRGVNWFGLETETHAPHGLWERDYVDVVAQIKQMGYNVIRLPYSLASLKSQTLSGINFDLPGNATFKNKTPLQVMDAVVQEAGRQGLFVILDSHRLNDQRIPELWYGDGFTEADWVNTWTMLAERYKNQPNVIGADLKNEPHGKASWGTGDRATDWRLAAERAGNAILKVNRNWLIIVEGVENNVPGQKLKHWMGGNLEGVDRFPVRLSVPNRVVYSPHEYGPGVFAQPWFADKRFPNNLVSRWNQGFYYIAQRGIAPIWVGEFGGRQTDNQSKEGIWQQRFVQFLQTNRLGFAYWSFNPNSGDTGGLLLDDWKTVDRNKQKLLSVLLPTLTMAPVGGQSPIPSPVPTPTPTSPSQPGPQPTPSVSPSPVLSSPRSPNLETPLQVQVQKQSDWETGFCTRIQVSNPTQQAISNWLLRFNMVDATITQSWNGSFTVQSAGNYQVQPAEWGKTLTPRQTIDLGFCADKKGPNPQPRNFQAVKT from the coding sequence ATGGCACATTCTTCTCGACAACCCGGTTCGCCCTGTCCACCTTCCTCAGTCACCCATGCCAAACCCCGATCGCTCCACCGATCCAGGCAATGGCTTAGGTCTGTTGGCTTCAGAATGCTGAGCTTGGCACTTTGTACTGCCATTACCTCAGTTTGTCTGCACCTAGGATGGCCGATCGGGGCGTTATTATCTGGGCCAGTATTTTCGTCTGGGCAAATATTTTCTCCAGTGGCTCAAGCTCAAACGGCAGGAGTTTTGCAACCTCCTTTATCTACGCGCAAAAGTGAGATTGTTGATGCCCAAGGACGCACTGTTCTATTGCGAGGCGTCAATTGGTTTGGCCTGGAAACCGAAACCCATGCCCCCCACGGACTTTGGGAGCGAGATTACGTTGATGTGGTTGCCCAAATCAAGCAAATGGGTTACAACGTGATTCGTTTGCCCTATTCCCTGGCTAGCTTAAAATCTCAAACCCTCTCGGGGATTAACTTTGATCTGCCCGGAAATGCCACTTTCAAGAACAAAACACCTTTGCAAGTGATGGATGCAGTGGTGCAAGAGGCCGGTCGTCAGGGGCTCTTTGTGATACTAGATAGCCATCGCTTAAATGACCAACGAATTCCTGAACTCTGGTACGGTGATGGCTTTACAGAAGCCGACTGGGTGAATACCTGGACAATGCTGGCGGAGCGTTACAAAAATCAGCCAAATGTGATCGGGGCTGACTTGAAAAATGAACCCCACGGGAAAGCCAGTTGGGGAACGGGCGATCGGGCAACGGATTGGCGACTGGCCGCCGAGCGGGCGGGTAATGCCATTCTGAAGGTAAATCGCAACTGGCTGATTATCGTAGAAGGCGTTGAAAATAACGTTCCCGGTCAGAAGCTGAAACATTGGATGGGCGGAAACCTAGAAGGGGTCGATCGCTTCCCAGTTCGCTTATCAGTGCCGAATCGGGTTGTGTACTCGCCCCACGAATATGGCCCCGGCGTCTTTGCCCAACCCTGGTTTGCCGACAAGCGCTTTCCCAATAACTTAGTCTCCCGTTGGAATCAAGGATTCTACTACATTGCCCAGCGAGGTATCGCGCCCATTTGGGTGGGGGAATTTGGGGGTCGCCAAACCGACAACCAATCCAAAGAAGGCATTTGGCAGCAGCGATTTGTGCAATTTCTGCAAACCAATCGTTTAGGGTTTGCCTACTGGAGTTTCAATCCTAATAGTGGCGATACTGGTGGTCTACTGCTAGATGACTGGAAAACTGTGGATCGCAATAAACAAAAATTGCTCAGCGTCCTGTTACCGACCTTAACAATGGCCCCTGTTGGTGGTCAGTCGCCCATACCTTCTCCAGTCCCCACGCCGACCCCAACCTCCCCATCACAGCCAGGTCCCCAGCCAACGCCCTCGGTGTCGCCTAGCCCGGTGTTGAGTTCCCCCCGATCGCCCAATTTAGAGACCCCATTGCAAGTCCAAGTCCAAAAACAATCTGATTGGGAAACGGGGTTTTGTACCAGGATTCAAGTCAGCAATCCCACTCAGCAAGCGATTTCCAACTGGCTTCTGCGCTTTAACATGGTTGATGCCACTATCACACAGTCTTGGAATGGCTCCTTCACAGTCCAAAGCGCAGGGAATTATCAAGTGCAACCTGCTGAATGGGGCAAGACCTTAACCCCTCGCCAAACGATCGACCTGGGATTTTGTGCCGACAAGAAAGGCCCGAATCCCCAACCACGAAACTTTCAGGCAGTCAAAACCTGA
- the rpaB gene encoding response regulator transcription factor RpaB, which translates to METHKEKILVVDDEASIRRILETRLSMIGYDVVTAADGEEALDTFRNADPDLVVLDVMMPKLDGYGVCQELRKESDVPIIMLTALGDVADRITGLELGADDYVVKPFSPKELEARIRSVLRRVEKNSATGIPSSGVIQINTIRIDTNKRQVYKGDERIRLTGMEFSLLELLVSKSGDPFSRAEILQEVWGYTPERHVDTRVVDVHISRLRAKLEDDPSNPELILTARGTGYLFQRILEPGELE; encoded by the coding sequence TTGGAAACTCATAAAGAAAAAATCCTAGTTGTGGATGACGAAGCTAGCATTCGTCGGATTTTAGAAACTCGCCTTTCCATGATTGGCTATGACGTGGTGACCGCCGCCGATGGAGAGGAAGCCCTGGATACCTTTCGCAATGCTGATCCAGACTTGGTTGTCCTAGATGTCATGATGCCCAAGCTAGATGGCTATGGTGTTTGCCAAGAGCTTCGCAAAGAGTCTGATGTCCCGATTATTATGCTGACGGCGTTGGGTGACGTGGCCGATCGCATTACGGGGCTAGAACTGGGGGCTGATGACTATGTCGTCAAGCCATTTTCGCCGAAGGAACTGGAAGCACGGATTCGATCGGTACTACGACGAGTTGAGAAAAACTCTGCAACGGGAATTCCCAGCTCCGGCGTCATTCAAATCAATACGATTCGGATCGATACCAATAAGCGCCAAGTGTACAAAGGGGATGAGCGCATTCGGCTCACGGGTATGGAATTTAGCCTGTTAGAGCTATTGGTCAGCAAGTCGGGCGACCCCTTCTCACGGGCAGAAATTCTCCAGGAAGTTTGGGGCTACACGCCTGAACGGCATGTGGATACTCGGGTGGTAGACGTTCATATTTCTCGCCTGCGCGCCAAGCTGGAAGATGACCCGAGCAATCCGGAACTGATTCTCACGGCAAGAGGGACGGGTTATCTATTCCAACGCATTTTAGAACCGGGGGAATTGGAATAG